A DNA window from Methylocystis heyeri contains the following coding sequences:
- a CDS encoding YnfA family protein, translated as MSFFYFLVAGCCEIAGCWCFWVWLRLGRSALWMEPGLVSLAIFAMALARVDSALAGRAFAAYGGVYIALSLFWLWAVEGARPDAYDLAGACLCLLGAGLIALAPR; from the coding sequence ATGAGCTTTTTCTATTTTCTGGTCGCGGGCTGCTGCGAGATAGCCGGCTGCTGGTGCTTCTGGGTCTGGCTGCGGCTCGGCCGCTCCGCGCTCTGGATGGAGCCCGGCCTCGTCAGTCTCGCCATATTCGCCATGGCCCTTGCGCGGGTCGACTCCGCTCTGGCCGGCCGGGCCTTCGCCGCCTATGGCGGCGTCTATATAGCGCTCTCCCTGTTCTGGCTCTGGGCCGTGGAAGGCGCTCGCCCCGACGCCTATGATCTCGCGGGGGCCTGTCTTTGCTTGCTCGGCGCCGGATTGATCGCGCTCGCTCCGAGATGA
- the rfbF gene encoding glucose-1-phosphate cytidylyltransferase, translating to MKVVILTGGLGTRLAEETSVRPKPMVEIGGRPILWHIMKTYSAHGFNEFVLCLGYKGYYIKEFFSNYFLHMSDVTFDMRTRAMEVHRENAEPWRVTLVDTGDNTQTGGRLKRVIEHVANEEVFALTYGDGVSDIDLTAELAFHKSHGKLATVAAVRPAMRFGSMTLDYDSVTAFAEKPIAESGWVNGGFFLLSPKVAELIEGDSVVWERGPLNELARMGELRAFVHDGFWYPMDTLRDKIFLEEEWSSGRAKWKIW from the coding sequence ATGAAGGTAGTCATTCTGACAGGCGGACTGGGAACGAGGCTCGCCGAGGAAACCTCGGTGCGTCCGAAGCCTATGGTCGAGATCGGCGGCAGGCCGATTCTGTGGCACATCATGAAGACCTATTCGGCTCACGGCTTCAATGAATTCGTGCTCTGCCTCGGCTATAAGGGCTATTATATAAAGGAGTTCTTCTCCAACTATTTCCTGCATATGTCGGATGTGACCTTCGACATGCGCACGCGCGCTATGGAGGTTCATCGCGAAAATGCGGAGCCCTGGCGCGTCACGCTCGTCGACACCGGCGACAATACCCAGACCGGCGGACGCCTGAAGCGCGTCATCGAGCATGTCGCAAACGAGGAAGTCTTCGCGCTGACCTATGGCGACGGCGTCTCCGACATCGATCTGACCGCAGAACTCGCCTTTCACAAGTCGCATGGGAAGCTCGCGACCGTCGCCGCGGTCCGGCCGGCGATGCGTTTCGGCTCCATGACCCTCGACTACGACAGCGTCACCGCCTTTGCAGAAAAACCCATCGCGGAGAGCGGATGGGTCAATGGCGGCTTCTTTTTGCTGTCGCCCAAGGTCGCCGAACTGATCGAAGGCGACTCGGTCGTGTGGGAGCGCGGTCCGCTCAACGAACTCGCCAGAATGGGCGAGCTGCGGGCCTTCGTGCACGACGGCTTCTGGTATCCGATGGATACGCTGCGCGACAAAATCTTTCTCGAAGAAGAATGGTCCTCGGGCCGAGCGAAGTGGAAAATCTGGTGA